Proteins encoded in a region of the Bartonella taylorii genome:
- a CDS encoding MBL fold metallo-hydrolase — protein sequence MNSFSTHIIPVTPFQQNCTLLFDNEQKVGVLVDPGGDWLRVQEVIQKRGVTVEAIWITHGHFDHVGAAMQAKEALNVKIIGSHRGDKPLMDVVSESAKSYGIRDACICIPDQWLEDGECVHFAGHEFRVLHTPGHSPGHVIYFNEKERFALLGDVLFRGSIGRTDFPFCSHEELMRSLKEKVLPLGDDVRFICGHGPGSCIGYERQNNPFLQMVSI from the coding sequence ATGAATAGTTTTAGTACACATATTATTCCAGTTACACCTTTTCAACAAAATTGCACCCTGCTTTTTGATAATGAACAAAAAGTAGGGGTTTTGGTTGACCCCGGTGGTGATTGGCTTCGCGTTCAAGAAGTGATCCAGAAAAGAGGTGTTACCGTTGAAGCTATTTGGATAACACATGGTCATTTTGATCATGTAGGAGCGGCAATGCAAGCGAAAGAGGCGCTTAATGTTAAAATCATTGGTTCTCATCGTGGTGACAAGCCCCTGATGGATGTTGTGAGTGAAAGCGCAAAAAGTTACGGCATTAGAGATGCATGCATTTGTATCCCTGACCAATGGTTAGAAGATGGTGAGTGTGTTCATTTTGCTGGACATGAGTTTAGGGTTTTGCATACACCGGGGCACTCCCCTGGTCATGTCATTTATTTCAATGAAAAAGAACGCTTCGCTTTATTGGGTGATGTCCTTTTTCGTGGTTCTATTGGACGTACGGATTTTCCATTCTGTTCTCATGAAGAATTGATGAGATCTCTTAAGGAAAAAGTTTTGCCCTTAGGTGATGACGTTCGTTTTATTTGTGGGCATGGTCCAGGAAGTTGTATAGGCTATGAGCGCCAAAACAACCCTTTTCTTCAAATGGTTAGCATATAA
- a CDS encoding BA14K family protein: MKKVIKLAVLSAMSTVTVFMPLNAALADMAWYHNYDTMREIRKEAGLPSHNFSSHFSHSEHHSFDNPHKRHYVSHQWGAQQHHHFEHKTYHYVERKKTKHSSININNSGEALAMGILALAAGALLGKILKKPEQPQIVYQQVPQEQIIYEAPQTVEYGPHQQSSAPNWLNYCKKKYRSFNPKTGTFRDRNGLEHFCYAPIN; the protein is encoded by the coding sequence ATGAAAAAAGTGATCAAGCTAGCGGTATTGTCAGCAATGTCAACTGTAACCGTTTTTATGCCGCTAAATGCAGCACTTGCGGATATGGCATGGTATCATAACTATGATACGATGAGGGAAATAAGGAAGGAGGCTGGTTTACCGTCTCACAATTTTAGCTCCCATTTTTCTCATAGTGAACATCACTCTTTTGATAATCCCCATAAGCGTCATTATGTCAGCCATCAATGGGGAGCACAACAACATCATCATTTTGAACACAAGACATATCATTATGTCGAGCGCAAAAAGACAAAACACAGTAGTATTAATATAAATAACTCAGGAGAAGCTTTAGCAATGGGCATTCTTGCTCTTGCAGCAGGTGCACTTCTCGGCAAAATTTTAAAAAAACCAGAACAACCACAAATTGTATATCAACAGGTTCCACAAGAACAGATAATTTATGAAGCTCCGCAAACGGTGGAATATGGGCCACACCAGCAATCGTCGGCACCTAATTGGCTTAACTATTGCAAGAAAAAATACCGTTCGTTCAATCCTAAAACAGGTACTTTTCGAGACCGGAATGGTTTGGAACACTTTTGTTATGCTCCAATAAATTAA
- a CDS encoding ATP-binding protein, with product MKVEIALGEMAECRALCKSVPAFVDLEELLATRLLVQGNSGSGKSHLLRRLLEQSASWVQHCVIDPEGDFVTLADKFGHVIVEAQCSELELTRIAQRIRQHRVSVVFNLEGLDTEQQMRAVGAFLGALFDVERDYWYPMLVVVDEAQLFAPAAAGEVSDEARKISLSAMTNLMCRGRKRGLAGVIATQRLAKLAKNVAAEASNFLIGRTFLDIDMVRAADLLGMERRQAEMFRDLERGHFIALGPALSRRSLPIIIGPVETLARSSSPKLMPLPTERVDVKELVFTASPEEILIPFKQSRELVKEKSIHEMLEEAVHKKQELLEEEPSLFPELSIVDRDNQAERVIREILDDPEASYRSTAVLYQDFLVRCRIHGHSGDFLNLSQFRRKLAIAQACVDEKIAISESWKRVLDLSESLEDDVQGVFLNVAQAALSGQPCPSDAFLARLYGTHSLSRARRLLTYFEERGLIVIHTHLSGQRIIAFPELGVETALGDPKAPV from the coding sequence ATGAAGGTTGAGATTGCCTTGGGTGAGATGGCAGAATGTCGTGCTTTGTGTAAATCTGTACCGGCTTTTGTTGATTTGGAAGAATTATTGGCGACGCGTCTTCTTGTGCAAGGCAATTCCGGTTCAGGAAAATCACATCTTCTTCGCCGCCTTCTTGAACAAAGCGCTTCATGGGTACAACATTGTGTGATTGATCCAGAGGGTGATTTTGTCACTTTAGCAGATAAATTTGGTCATGTTATTGTTGAGGCTCAATGCAGTGAACTAGAATTGACACGTATTGCTCAACGCATTCGTCAACATCGGGTTTCGGTGGTGTTCAATCTTGAAGGTTTGGATACTGAACAACAGATGCGCGCTGTGGGGGCTTTTCTTGGTGCATTGTTTGATGTGGAACGTGATTATTGGTATCCCATGCTCGTTGTTGTTGATGAAGCACAATTATTTGCTCCAGCTGCGGCAGGAGAAGTTTCTGATGAAGCGCGTAAAATTTCACTGAGTGCTATGACTAATCTTATGTGTCGAGGGCGCAAACGTGGTCTTGCGGGTGTCATTGCTACACAGCGTTTGGCTAAACTTGCCAAAAACGTAGCTGCTGAAGCCTCAAATTTTTTAATAGGGCGGACTTTTTTAGATATTGATATGGTGCGTGCTGCTGATCTTTTGGGAATGGAGCGTCGCCAAGCGGAAATGTTCAGAGACCTTGAGCGCGGTCATTTTATAGCTTTAGGCCCCGCTTTATCAAGGCGTTCCTTACCAATTATTATTGGTCCTGTTGAAACATTAGCACGTTCTTCTAGCCCAAAATTAATGCCGCTTCCAACAGAGCGGGTTGATGTAAAAGAGCTTGTTTTTACTGCTTCACCGGAGGAAATTTTAATTCCATTTAAACAATCACGAGAGTTGGTAAAAGAAAAATCAATTCATGAGATGTTAGAAGAGGCTGTGCATAAAAAACAAGAGTTATTAGAAGAAGAACCAAGCTTATTTCCTGAACTGTCTATTGTTGATCGTGATAACCAAGCAGAACGTGTTATTCGGGAAATTCTTGATGATCCCGAGGCTTCTTATCGTTCAACCGCGGTGCTTTATCAAGATTTTTTGGTTCGTTGCCGTATTCATGGTCACTCAGGAGATTTTTTAAACCTTTCGCAATTTCGGCGTAAATTAGCTATTGCTCAGGCTTGTGTTGACGAAAAAATCGCTATTAGTGAAAGCTGGAAACGCGTTTTAGATCTATCGGAAAGTTTGGAAGACGATGTCCAAGGTGTTTTTTTGAATGTAGCACAAGCCGCTTTGAGCGGACAACCATGCCCATCAGATGCATTTTTGGCACGTCTTTATGGAACCCATTCTTTAAGTCGTGCACGTCGACTTTTAACCTACTTTGAAGAGCGTGGACTTATTGTCATTCATACGCATTTGAGTGGTCAACGTATTATAGCTTTCCCTGAGCTTGGTGTAGAAACAGCACTAGGAGATCCCAAGGCACCAGTTTAA
- a CDS encoding YbjN domain-containing protein, with product MRLAFCTTEREEHPVDFIEQIACKYDWSFERDAQDEISVCVEGKRANYHLAFSWMEEQEALHLACAFDLSIKNARTAEMHRLLLAINEKLLLGHFDYWQGNHSVIYRQGLLLAGGVHPSHVQVETLLINALKVCESYYVAFQMVAWCGESACKALQYTLFETVGNA from the coding sequence ATGAGGCTTGCATTTTGCACCACAGAAAGAGAAGAGCATCCTGTTGACTTTATAGAACAGATTGCTTGTAAATATGATTGGTCGTTTGAACGGGACGCACAAGATGAAATTAGTGTTTGTGTGGAAGGAAAAAGGGCAAATTATCACCTTGCTTTTTCATGGATGGAAGAGCAGGAAGCTCTTCATTTGGCTTGTGCATTTGATCTTTCTATTAAAAACGCTCGCACGGCAGAAATGCATCGCTTATTGCTAGCAATTAATGAAAAATTATTGCTGGGACATTTTGATTATTGGCAAGGGAATCATTCGGTTATTTATCGGCAAGGGCTTCTTCTGGCTGGTGGGGTGCATCCATCTCATGTACAGGTTGAAACATTGTTAATAAATGCTCTTAAAGTCTGTGAAAGCTATTATGTTGCATTTCAGATGGTCGCTTGGTGTGGGGAAAGCGCTTGCAAGGCACTGCAATATACTTTGTTTGAAACTGTAGGGAATGCCTAA
- a CDS encoding accessory factor UbiK family protein produces the protein MRNGSNRILDELAKLATDAADVVQGIRREAGTAFRFQAEKIANKLDLVSREEFETFKEMVLKAHADNADLKRRLDDLEKAQTRKK, from the coding sequence ATGCGTAATGGATCAAACCGTATTCTTGATGAATTGGCAAAATTAGCAACGGATGCCGCTGATGTTGTGCAAGGTATACGACGTGAAGCTGGAACAGCTTTTCGTTTTCAGGCTGAAAAGATAGCCAACAAACTTGATCTTGTTTCACGTGAAGAATTTGAAACATTTAAGGAGATGGTACTGAAAGCACATGCCGACAATGCTGATTTGAAAAGGCGCCTCGATGATTTGGAAAAAGCGCAGACCCGAAAAAAGTAA
- the lgt gene encoding prolipoprotein diacylglyceryl transferase: MNSLSCPAIAFPSFLDPVIIHLGPVALHWYGFGYVVGILFAWWYAQKLLKKQSLWHANQPPMDNQTIGDFVVWSAISVVVGGRLGQVLVWDPIYYFSHPNAIIAVWDGGMSFHGGLVAIIIAMIWFARKNNISIQAMFDIIAAGAPIGIGIVRICNFINQELWGNITTYPWAVCFPLDPYYLPRHPSQLYEAFMEGFLLFIILFILIFAFKALKRPGAVSGTFIIGYAIARSISEVYRAPQEDPEWFSTLFHSMGFTYGMALSLPMLVLGFYLLFRAFKHKSTENGYSQRKN, encoded by the coding sequence ATGAACAGTCTTTCTTGTCCAGCCATTGCTTTTCCATCTTTTCTCGACCCCGTAATTATCCACTTAGGTCCTGTAGCTCTTCATTGGTACGGATTTGGGTACGTGGTGGGCATTCTTTTTGCTTGGTGGTATGCACAAAAACTGTTAAAAAAGCAATCCCTATGGCATGCAAATCAGCCTCCCATGGACAACCAGACGATTGGAGATTTTGTTGTCTGGTCTGCCATCAGTGTCGTTGTTGGTGGCCGCTTAGGACAAGTGCTTGTATGGGATCCCATTTATTATTTTAGCCATCCAAACGCCATTATCGCAGTATGGGATGGAGGAATGTCGTTTCATGGTGGGCTTGTTGCCATCATCATTGCAATGATCTGGTTTGCTCGTAAAAACAATATCAGCATACAAGCAATGTTTGATATAATTGCGGCAGGTGCTCCTATTGGTATTGGCATTGTACGAATATGCAACTTCATTAACCAAGAACTATGGGGTAATATTACCACATACCCTTGGGCTGTTTGCTTTCCCTTAGATCCTTACTATTTACCACGCCATCCAAGCCAACTTTATGAAGCGTTTATGGAAGGATTTCTTCTCTTCATCATCTTATTTATTCTTATTTTTGCTTTCAAAGCATTAAAACGCCCTGGTGCCGTATCAGGAACATTCATCATAGGCTATGCAATAGCACGCAGTATTTCAGAGGTTTACCGTGCACCTCAAGAAGATCCAGAATGGTTTTCTACCCTTTTCCATTCTATGGGGTTTACCTATGGCATGGCTTTATCTCTTCCCATGCTTGTTTTGGGATTTTATCTCCTTTTCCGAGCCTTCAAACACAAATCTACAGAAAATGGCTACTCTCAAAGAAAAAATTAA
- the pth gene encoding aminoacyl-tRNA hydrolase, which produces MWLIAGLGNPGSQYKNNRHNIGFMAVDAIYQSFSFSPWSKKFQAEIANGLINGEKTFLIKPHTFMNLSGQAIGEALRFYKLDLKNLIIICDELDLPPGKVRVKIGGGNNGHNGIKSIDAHCGNDYCRVRLGIGHPGTKELVHQHVLGNFTKSDQEWLPPLLEAIAKSIASLIKGDKVLFMNEISQAMKNKDLHNNNPFR; this is translated from the coding sequence ATGTGGCTTATTGCTGGCCTTGGCAATCCTGGTTCACAATACAAAAATAACCGCCATAATATCGGGTTTATGGCTGTTGATGCTATTTACCAATCTTTTTCTTTTTCTCCATGGTCAAAAAAATTTCAAGCCGAAATTGCCAACGGTCTCATAAATGGTGAAAAAACTTTTCTTATAAAACCTCACACGTTCATGAATCTTTCTGGCCAAGCTATTGGTGAAGCCTTACGATTTTATAAATTAGATTTGAAAAATTTGATCATCATTTGCGATGAGCTAGATTTACCGCCGGGAAAAGTACGTGTAAAAATCGGTGGAGGAAATAATGGACATAATGGTATAAAGTCTATTGATGCCCATTGCGGTAATGATTACTGCCGTGTACGATTAGGGATCGGGCATCCTGGAACCAAAGAACTTGTTCATCAGCATGTTTTAGGAAATTTTACAAAATCTGACCAAGAATGGCTCCCTCCTCTTTTAGAGGCAATCGCAAAAAGCATTGCTTCTCTCATAAAAGGTGACAAGGTCCTCTTTATGAACGAAATTTCACAAGCAATGAAAAACAAAGATCTTCACAATAACAACCCATTTCGCTAG
- the pgeF gene encoding peptidoglycan editing factor PgeF, translating into MNPVLHPILAKDLSALHPYGIRHGFFTRQGGVSKSLYQSLNVGQSSNDHPKNIAQNRILIADYFDVEVQSLITVNQIHSCEIVVVNQAFVDEPPKADALVTTMPELIIGILTADCGPVLFADPKAGVIAAAHAGWRGSLNGIIEKTISVMEEQGAKRQSITAVLGPCIGPCHYEVTSEFYKQFIDCQNKFQKYFLKTDKVNHFHFNLWAFIMNQLKEAGVHASCVELCTYQDEQHFFSYRRATHRNEPDYGRQISAIMLK; encoded by the coding sequence ATGAATCCTGTGCTTCATCCCATCCTTGCAAAAGATCTTTCTGCTTTACACCCGTATGGGATAAGGCATGGTTTTTTTACGCGTCAAGGTGGGGTTTCTAAAAGCCTTTATCAAAGCCTTAATGTTGGACAAAGTTCAAATGATCACCCTAAAAATATTGCACAAAACCGCATTTTAATCGCTGATTATTTTGATGTTGAAGTACAAAGTTTAATCACTGTCAATCAAATACATTCTTGTGAAATTGTAGTGGTTAATCAAGCTTTTGTTGATGAGCCTCCTAAAGCTGATGCTCTTGTTACAACCATGCCAGAACTCATAATCGGCATTCTCACAGCAGATTGTGGACCAGTTCTGTTTGCTGATCCCAAAGCAGGCGTCATCGCTGCAGCACATGCTGGCTGGCGAGGAAGCTTAAATGGAATTATAGAAAAAACAATTTCTGTTATGGAAGAACAAGGAGCCAAAAGACAATCAATAACAGCAGTCCTTGGACCTTGTATTGGTCCTTGCCACTACGAAGTAACAAGCGAGTTTTACAAGCAATTTATTGATTGCCAGAATAAGTTCCAAAAATATTTTTTAAAAACAGATAAAGTAAATCACTTTCACTTCAACCTATGGGCATTCATTATGAATCAACTAAAAGAAGCAGGAGTTCATGCTTCTTGTGTGGAGCTTTGCACCTACCAAGATGAACAGCACTTTTTCTCCTATCGTCGTGCAACACACCGCAACGAACCTGATTATGGACGGCAAATTTCTGCTATTATGCTGAAATAA
- a CDS encoding ATP-binding protein, which translates to MIKPSKKFVGWLTKKMPKRLYARSLIIIIAPMVLLQTVIAYVFMERHWQMVTERLSTAVVHDISAIIDIIETYQQQDNYEDIKRIAQQRMGLNISILPPSPLPPPGPKPFFAILDYFLSEEITRQINRPFWIDTVGDSDLVEIRIHLGHNILRVFAPRSQAYASNTAIFLSWMVGTALVLLLIAIYFLRNQIKPIQQLAEAAESFGRGRPLPEGFQPQGADEVRRAGFAFLRMRERIERQIEQRTMMLSGVSHDLRTILTRFKLQLALANTDFDIKPLEQDVSDMQNMLEDYLAFARGEGSECVKTFDLNALMQKFSTDAHLHKRQFSYTIEGPTQIQVRPRAFTRLISNLVSNAFCHANTVKLTAISQQESFLITIDDDGPGIHKNMRTEVFKPFFRLDKARNQDASGTGLGLSIAQDIARSHGGNIQLDDSPLGGLRAIIDVPL; encoded by the coding sequence ATGATCAAACCCTCAAAAAAATTCGTCGGGTGGTTAACAAAAAAGATGCCTAAACGGCTTTATGCCCGCTCTTTGATCATCATTATTGCTCCTATGGTACTCTTGCAAACAGTGATTGCTTACGTTTTTATGGAACGTCATTGGCAAATGGTAACCGAGCGTCTTTCAACCGCTGTTGTCCACGATATTTCAGCCATTATCGATATCATTGAAACATATCAGCAACAAGATAACTATGAAGATATCAAGCGTATTGCACAACAACGTATGGGATTAAACATTTCTATCCTCCCCCCATCCCCCCTTCCCCCCCCAGGACCGAAACCATTTTTTGCAATTCTTGATTATTTTCTAAGTGAAGAAATTACTCGCCAAATTAACCGCCCATTCTGGATTGATACCGTAGGAGATTCTGATCTTGTCGAAATTCGTATTCACCTTGGTCACAACATCTTGCGTGTTTTTGCACCACGCAGCCAAGCCTACGCTTCCAATACCGCTATTTTTTTAAGCTGGATGGTAGGAACAGCTCTTGTTTTATTATTGATAGCGATTTACTTCTTGCGTAACCAAATCAAACCAATTCAACAATTGGCTGAAGCAGCAGAAAGTTTTGGACGCGGTCGTCCTTTACCAGAAGGGTTTCAACCACAAGGAGCTGATGAAGTCCGTCGTGCTGGCTTTGCTTTTTTACGCATGCGTGAACGTATTGAACGCCAAATCGAACAACGCACCATGATGCTTTCGGGTGTAAGCCATGATTTAAGAACCATTCTCACCCGTTTTAAACTTCAGCTAGCGTTAGCAAATACTGACTTTGATATTAAGCCGCTTGAGCAAGATGTAAGCGACATGCAAAATATGTTAGAAGATTACCTTGCTTTTGCACGTGGTGAAGGAAGTGAATGTGTTAAAACTTTTGATTTAAATGCTCTTATGCAAAAATTCTCTACCGATGCGCATCTTCACAAACGTCAGTTTTCCTATACCATTGAAGGACCTACACAAATACAAGTACGCCCACGTGCCTTCACGCGTCTCATCAGCAATCTTGTGTCAAACGCATTTTGTCACGCCAATACTGTCAAACTAACAGCCATATCCCAACAAGAATCTTTCCTCATAACTATTGACGATGATGGACCTGGTATTCATAAAAATATGCGCACAGAAGTCTTTAAGCCATTCTTTAGACTTGATAAAGCACGAAATCAAGATGCAAGTGGAACAGGACTCGGCCTTTCTATTGCTCAAGATATAGCACGTAGCCATGGAGGCAATATTCAATTGGATGATAGTCCTCTAGGGGGCTTACGCGCTATTATTGATGTCCCCCTTTAG
- a CDS encoding response regulator, which yields MTDHVEVLCDDAPHLLVIDDDTRIRNLLFQFLIKNGFRVSVSANADEAKRQLACLDFDLLIVDVMMPGENGIDLTYSLRQTKDVPILMLTALSETDHRIHGLEAGADDYLAKPFDPRELLLRINAILRRGFPLNQPKIEQIVFGPYIFSIARRELKKGGEVIKLTDKEQKMMVLFAENAGDIIPRHKFATDDNNTSERAIDVQINRLRRKIEKNPALPIWLQTVRGIGYKLSIE from the coding sequence ATGACCGATCATGTTGAAGTTTTGTGTGACGATGCACCTCACCTTCTTGTGATTGATGACGACACCCGTATTCGCAACCTTTTATTTCAATTCCTCATTAAAAATGGTTTTCGCGTTTCAGTCTCAGCCAATGCCGATGAAGCAAAGCGACAACTCGCATGCTTAGATTTTGACCTTCTTATAGTTGATGTCATGATGCCTGGTGAAAACGGCATCGATCTCACCTACTCACTGCGACAAACAAAAGATGTTCCTATCCTCATGCTTACAGCTTTATCGGAAACAGACCACCGTATCCATGGCTTAGAAGCAGGCGCTGATGACTATCTTGCTAAACCGTTTGATCCTCGTGAGCTTTTACTTCGCATTAACGCTATTTTACGACGTGGTTTTCCACTAAACCAACCCAAAATCGAGCAGATCGTTTTTGGACCATATATCTTTTCAATTGCACGGCGCGAGCTCAAAAAAGGAGGAGAAGTGATTAAACTGACAGATAAAGAACAAAAAATGATGGTTCTTTTTGCCGAAAATGCAGGTGATATCATCCCACGCCATAAATTTGCAACTGACGATAACAATACCAGTGAACGTGCCATTGATGTACAGATCAATCGTCTCCGTCGTAAAATCGAAAAAAATCCAGCTCTCCCGATATGGCTCCAGACCGTGCGAGGAATAGGTTATAAACTCTCAATTGAATAG
- a CDS encoding 50S ribosomal protein L25/general stress protein Ctc yields the protein MSKSYTLKAEIRERVGKGSSRELRRNGLIPAVIYGEKQPPLAIAVPYKEIFHKIHAGGFRTTVATIAIGKQKVTVLPKDYQLDPVRDFPLHVDFLRISAKSVVEVNIPVHFLNEDTAPGLKKGGVLNIVRHEIECIAPANAIPEAIEIDLSSYSIGDSIHISAVQLPKDVTPVIQDRDFTIATIAAPAGMDVSDEPSEQENDENNKET from the coding sequence ATGAGCAAAAGCTACACTCTTAAGGCCGAGATACGCGAGCGGGTTGGTAAGGGGTCCTCCCGTGAACTTCGCCGCAACGGTCTCATTCCTGCTGTCATTTATGGTGAAAAACAGCCTCCTTTGGCAATCGCAGTTCCCTATAAAGAAATTTTCCACAAAATTCACGCCGGTGGTTTTCGTACCACTGTTGCAACTATTGCAATTGGCAAACAAAAAGTTACGGTTTTACCAAAAGATTACCAATTGGACCCCGTGCGTGACTTTCCCTTACATGTAGATTTCCTGCGTATTTCAGCAAAATCTGTTGTGGAAGTGAATATTCCTGTACACTTCCTCAATGAAGACACAGCTCCTGGACTTAAAAAAGGAGGCGTCCTCAATATTGTTCGACACGAAATTGAATGTATCGCTCCAGCAAATGCTATCCCTGAAGCAATTGAGATTGATCTCTCCAGCTACTCTATTGGTGATTCTATCCATATTTCAGCAGTGCAACTGCCAAAAGATGTTACTCCAGTCATCCAAGACCGAGACTTTACTATTGCAACCATCGCAGCTCCTGCTGGCATGGATGTCAGTGATGAACCTTCCGAACAAGAAAATGACGAGAACAACAAAGAAACTTGA
- a CDS encoding class I SAM-dependent methyltransferase gives MATLKEKIKEIIALNGPITVSQYMTLALTDPQFGYYQTQTPFGRAGDFITAPEISQLFGEMIGIWTLANWKAQGCPNPFILAEIGPGRGTLMDDILRTIQKLSTTAFNAAEIFLIEISKQLAKEQKKRLLPYKKQIYNIESFDQIPSKPLFLIANEFFDTLPINQYIKVKGEWKERRITINQDGNFIFIAAPRKLPSSCLQSYCSEIPDGTIFEHAPSRHQLMQQISNHLIQMKGSALLVDYGASDLAFGDTLQAISKHKFRDIFDAPGEHDLTSHVGFFFLKKVALEQGCFAEILQQGDFLLKMGLLERAAQLGVGKSVTVQNKIHQDIERLAGPDQMGKLFKVLYVSNKNIPLPPRL, from the coding sequence ATGGCTACTCTCAAAGAAAAAATTAAGGAAATTATCGCGCTTAATGGGCCAATCACTGTCAGTCAATATATGACATTAGCACTCACAGACCCCCAGTTTGGCTACTATCAAACACAAACACCCTTTGGGAGAGCTGGTGATTTCATTACAGCACCTGAAATAAGCCAGTTATTTGGAGAGATGATTGGCATTTGGACTCTTGCAAACTGGAAAGCTCAAGGTTGTCCCAATCCTTTCATCCTCGCCGAAATAGGTCCAGGACGTGGAACTTTGATGGATGATATTTTGCGCACCATTCAAAAATTATCCACCACAGCATTTAATGCTGCTGAAATTTTTCTTATTGAAATAAGTAAACAGCTTGCAAAAGAACAAAAGAAACGTCTTTTACCTTATAAAAAACAAATCTACAATATTGAAAGTTTTGATCAAATCCCTTCAAAACCTCTCTTCTTAATTGCCAATGAGTTCTTCGATACACTCCCCATCAACCAATATATTAAAGTCAAAGGAGAATGGAAAGAACGTCGCATTACAATCAATCAAGATGGAAACTTCATATTTATTGCTGCTCCACGAAAACTTCCTTCTTCTTGCTTACAATCCTACTGTTCTGAAATACCTGATGGAACAATTTTTGAACATGCACCCTCACGGCATCAATTAATGCAACAAATCAGTAACCATTTGATACAAATGAAAGGTTCTGCTTTACTTGTTGATTATGGAGCTTCTGATCTTGCATTTGGTGATACGCTGCAAGCAATCTCAAAACATAAATTTCGTGATATTTTTGATGCTCCCGGTGAACATGATTTAACATCACATGTTGGTTTTTTCTTTTTAAAAAAAGTCGCCCTTGAACAAGGCTGCTTTGCTGAAATTCTACAACAAGGAGATTTCCTTTTAAAAATGGGACTGCTGGAACGCGCAGCACAGCTTGGAGTCGGCAAAAGTGTTACAGTGCAAAACAAAATTCACCAAGATATCGAACGATTAGCCGGCCCAGATCAAATGGGTAAATTGTTTAAAGTCTTATATGTGAGTAATAAAAACATACCATTGCCACCTAGATTGTGA
- a CDS encoding ribose-phosphate pyrophosphokinase, translated as MKLFCGNSNPRLAEDVTSYLNIPLGKATVKRFADQEIFVELHENVRGQDVFVLQSTSYPANDHLMELLIMIDALRRSSARRITAVIPYFGYARQDRKPGPRTPISAKLVANLITEAGAHRVLTLDLHAGQIQGFFDIPTDNLYAVPVISRDVKIHYPLENVIVVSPDVGGVVRARSLAKRLNSLLAIVDKRRERAGESEVMNIIGDVSGKDCLLLDDIVDSGGTLCNAASALLKHGANSVTAYITHGVLSGNAIERIINSEMKELVITDSIMPTQVIEKAHNIRVLPIADLIGEAIARTAAEQSVSSLFG; from the coding sequence ATGAAACTTTTCTGCGGAAATTCTAATCCACGTTTAGCTGAAGATGTTACAAGTTATTTAAACATCCCCTTAGGTAAAGCAACTGTGAAGCGCTTTGCTGATCAAGAAATTTTCGTAGAATTACATGAAAATGTCCGCGGACAAGATGTGTTTGTTTTGCAATCCACCTCCTATCCTGCAAACGATCATTTGATGGAATTGCTCATCATGATTGATGCTCTTCGCCGTTCTTCAGCGCGTCGTATCACAGCTGTTATACCCTATTTTGGTTACGCTCGCCAAGACCGTAAACCTGGACCAAGGACCCCCATTTCAGCAAAACTTGTTGCCAATCTGATTACTGAAGCAGGAGCCCATCGTGTTTTAACATTGGATCTTCATGCAGGACAAATTCAAGGTTTTTTTGATATTCCAACGGATAATCTCTATGCAGTTCCTGTTATTTCTCGCGATGTCAAGATCCATTACCCCCTTGAAAATGTGATTGTTGTTTCACCTGATGTCGGTGGAGTGGTACGCGCGCGCTCACTTGCCAAGCGCTTAAACAGTTTGCTAGCTATTGTTGATAAACGTCGTGAACGTGCTGGTGAATCAGAGGTTATGAATATCATTGGAGATGTATCTGGAAAAGATTGTCTTTTGCTCGATGATATTGTTGATTCAGGTGGAACGCTATGCAATGCAGCAAGTGCTCTCCTTAAACACGGTGCCAATAGCGTCACCGCTTACATCACACACGGTGTTCTTTCTGGGAATGCTATAGAACGCATTATCAATTCAGAAATGAAAGAATTGGTTATTACAGATTCAATTATGCCAACACAAGTAATTGAAAAGGCACATAATATTCGTGTTCTGCCAATTGCCGACCTAATTGGAGAAGCAATTGCAAGAACAGCAGCTGAACAATCTGTTTCAAGCTTATTTGGTTAA